A genomic segment from Ptychodera flava strain L36383 chromosome 23 unlocalized genomic scaffold, AS_Pfla_20210202 Scaffold_23__1_contigs__length_28996876_pilon, whole genome shotgun sequence encodes:
- the LOC139123749 gene encoding uncharacterized protein — MYGTQSPSGEATDKTARKTLRYLPAMIETRVVLLILTCVSLSQAALTIKQDSFTISGPSSYIFDFKQGVEITFDITFVNDDVATTADDLKLYLSDTADLSGTKKVEVADKTSITGISFAVAMGDGSTTAVEVPQSDAKATIIIPATPNCADLTKLCAQLDPDDDIQCIDITGKTDCQGLCVTDSTFSITGPSSYTFRISEATEVTFSITFSNAGAASSVTDLELYLSDNEDFSATEKEVKVADKAGITGITFPAAVDAASGSTAGEKAETGAKASITIPSVTNCADFDKFCALLKPGDCVQCIDVTGKTNCTAVPTSEPPTPTESSGVRFSACNFISETLLFLVTLVASLNRGYLI; from the exons atgtacggtacccagtcacctagcggagaagccacagacaaaaccgctcggaaAACATTA agaTATCTACCAGCGATGATCGAGACACGCGTCGTGCTCTTGATATTGACATGTGTGTCTCTATCACAAGCAG CACTGACCATCAAGCAAGATTCATTTACAATCTCAGGGCCGTCAAGCTATATCTTCGATTTTAAGCAAGGAGTGGAGATTACATTTGATATCACGTTTGTGAATGACGACGTGGCGACCACCGCAGATGATCTGAAACTGTATTTGTCGGACACTGCTGACTTGAGCGGTACTAAAAAAGTCGAAGTAGCCGACAAAACCTCCATCACTGGAATCTCATTTGCAGTCGCCATGGGTGATGGAAGTACAACTGCTGTAGAAGTACCGCAATCAGACGCTAAAGCCACCATCATTATCCCAGCCACACCAAACTGTGCTGACTTAACCAAGCTCTGTGCACAGCTTGACCCTGATGACGATATCCAGTGTATTGATATTACCGGTAAAACCGACTGTCAAG GGTTGTGTGTGACAGATTCAACCTTTTCAATCACTGGACCGTCAAGTTACACCTTCAGAATATCAGAAGCAACAGAGGTTACGTTCAGCATCACCTTTTCTAACGCTGGAGCCGCTTCATCGGTAACTGACCTTGAACTCTACCTGTCCGACAACGAAGACTTCAGTGCCACTGAGAAGGAGGTGAAAGTTGCAGACAAAGCCGGCATAACTGGTATCACATTCCCGGCTGCTGTGGATGCCGCGAGTGGTTCAACCGCTGGCGAGAAAGCTGAAACGGGAGCCAAGGCCAGCATCACGATCCCATCTGTAACAAACTGTGCAGACTTCGACAAATTTTGTGCTCTACTGAAACCTGGAGATTGCGTGCAGTGTATTGATGTCACGGGAAAGACCAACTGTACTG CCGTACCAACGAGCGAGCCACCGACTCCAACAG AAAGTTCTGGTGTTAGATTCAGTGCCTGTAATTTCATCTCGGAGACTTTACTCTTTCTGGTCACATTGGTGGCCTCACTGAATCGTGGATATTTAATATAA